The DNA window TGTTCAAACATaaccataaatttttttaacggTTGTCAAAACACATTTTCAACTCGAAAAACATTGTTATCAAATAGCTATCCAAACTAATATTTATTCTTCAAACAACTTTTAAagcattttatatataaattttttttttgttaaaaatacttttaaaaaatgttttatATATGTTTGTCCAATCGGAACCTTTATCAAAGCATTCACTAATTAGGAGTTGTACATATTAATTTGGAACATAACACATAGCTATTATATATTGAGCTTGAGCCTCACCCCCccaccaccccccccccccccccccccccccccctcctcaacttaattattattattattattattattattagttgcctccaaattaaaattaaaatgcctCCAACTTTGAGTCGATTTCTAAAAAAAATgtgtttttaattataaataatgtttttattCATATATTGATTTAACTTATCAGGCATCATTCTTCTTGTAATTATCTTTGTGGTGCCCATCCTTAAATACGACCTTGTCGGACATGGGAATCTAGTACTGGCGTTAGTTCCTATATATTTGAATCACGCGTGTTTAAATGAACGATGCATATCCAAGGAAAGATACATATACTGATTGAAAAgataacacacacacatatgcaTAAAATATGTTTAGTTACTACATTAACTAAACATAAGGGTGTTGCAAAGCTTTATTTCGTTGGACGCAGTTATAATCATTCGAATTACTAGTCTTGTGGTGCCCATCTCTTAAATACGACGTCGTCTGCGGCATGTATTGATAAGTCAAAATGCGTAAGCGAAAAGCAAAGTCTTCCTGCCAATAATGGAAGTAGACCATCGAGTCATATCCAtacaaataaaacaaaaaatgaggctcttaaatttatatataaatttaaatatatatatattgatcatataaaattttatatattacaaAGTTTTAATAGATAATACATATGTCttaaatatatatgtttgttgacaaaaacttgtgtgagacggtttcacggctcgtattttgtgagacagatatcttatttgagttatcatgaaaaaatattattttttattgtgaacatcggtaggattgatctttctcacagataaaaattcgtgagaccgtctcacatgacattttgtttgtttttcacACGTCATTAGAAAAACAAAGTTTACACGCATacttcatattttattattatttaatttattcaaaAAATGATTTGGacatttttcaagatttagtcAACATTGGTACACTAATCagtaaaatcaattaaataatggAGAGGGCCGGGAGTCGGTATTATTCTATATATTAGAGAACATATGCGACGCCATTCTTCATTCCTCTGAAAATACAAGCAAGTATTGGTATTAATTGGTAATTTTGGAGATGGGGAGCTCCTCCAGAAATTTGTTTTTTCTCTTGGGAATTCTGGTTTTTCTCCTGTCTTCTCAAGTGGCTCCTTCAAATGCTCAAACAAGTGAGAATTCAgcatttacacacacacacttaaAGTTTAATATTCATCATAATTGGATTGTGTTGGACCTTACAAACAAGTTTTATATGATTTGGTTCTGTTGATCTTTTGCTCAAACAGATGTTTACGAATTTTTACAATACAAAACTAAGTATGTCGTTTAATTTTTCAGGTGAACACGTTGATAAGAAGAATGGGAACATGGTTTATAGTTCAAAACCTGCTCGTACAATCGGATACAATCCGCGGCCACTGGACCCGAGAGCGCCTGTCTCATGCAGGGGCTTGCCCTACGGTTCTTGCATAATCAAGCCTCAAAAACCCCCGCACATCGAGAAACCATGCAAGAGCTTCACTAACTGCAGGTCCCGCCCGCATGGTAAAGCCGGAGAATTCACAACTGCGCAGTACTTTAAAGATGATTTCCATAACTAATTACTTGTCTGGTGCATCTCTCCGGCCGCAATATGTTCAGACACCCTTTTGGTGTGTGCATATGCAGCTGTGTATTTATTTCTTTTCAGACATGTATGATTTagttcatatttataataataaataatatttttaatataaaaaataatatttttttataaatgactTAAACACAATATCCGTTATAGAAACTAATGCTAATATTGGATGCttaaattttatgatttattatgttcAATTAATTACTTTCAAAAGAACGTTAACAATgataaaaattacaaaaatcaatgtgatttttatttttttaaattcaagttttagtatttttataaaataaattccaATTGTATATATATGCTATATAAAACACTAAGCTATTGTTTGTTGCAAACGATGAAACATTAATTGATTGTACGTACATATTTGTTTCATACAATGCTTAACTGAATTTCTACAAaagattaaaataaaaaaatcttgtTAGTATCCGTATATATCAATCTCTACATCATACATACATCTTTTATCGTCTCATCGTACCGAATAAACTATGTATGCATATGGATATATGAACGAGGACAGGAGACATTTTAGAAAATAAAGGTGGCCTCACCTTTGGACTTAATTGTTTCATGATGATTGTATGCTTTTAGTTTTTATTAGttataatttcattattttttaaattgtttttttatataattattaattaattagttcATTATATATAAAATGTAAAAGACAACTGCTTTTATAATCAAGGTCAAAGACATAGGTTTTCACTTGTTGTTAAAATAACTTACACAACAATTTTTATTTGTTGCATAAATGTTGTTGTACGCTACAAACATCAACATTTTTTTATCCATTGTTAAAATGTTGTAACTTCAGGACATCAATTTGTTGCTGAAACATTGTCGTAGCTCATATAATACAACTGGTCTGGTTTTAAGCtttgtaaaaccgttgtcgtagctcaCATAACACAACATTTAAAACCCGTtgcaaaactgttgtctttgttatctaagacaacggtttttatccgttgtcgttgGCCAGGTTTTCAACAATAGCGCATACAACATCAGTTTTTCATCGTAAAAGACAAATCCGTTGTCTTTTCGTATTTTTCTTCTAGTGCGTAAAACTCAAATATCATGCGGTGCTGCTAAAATTTGTTGGATAAAAGAGGAGTAGTGAATGAAAGGCAGTGACAACTGTCCCACATTGAAAAATGTGTCAAGGAAAGTCTTCCTTATTAGCTCCAAGTTTGAGCTAAGGGTTTGGACCCCAAGGGGTGCCATAAGTTTTCGACGCCGCGTGCATCCGACCGGCTCGGCCCGGTGCGGTGTGGTCTTTTGACCGTACTAATttttttgaacaaaatttatttttggaaataatttttattttcgaaataaaGACAAAGACCGCCAGTGTGTCTATTAGCCTATCACATAAACGTTCAGTTCGAACCAAACAGTGCATCCGTCCAGAGAGCTGCGTTTTACCTAGTGCGTCCCTTGGCATAGAACCGTGCGTCCCCTGGGTTGTGCTTGTGTCCTTTGGGTGCGTCCCCTGGCTTATGTAACTCACTCTGTAAATAGCCCTTCTGCAGGCATTCATCAGACACTTTTTCGTTGCATTCTTCTATTCCGAAACTTGAGAGTTCTACATATTTCGTTTGCTGGTATCAAAAGTTGTAGTGCTGCATTCTTGAATCGAAGTTGTTGTATCTTCGGGATGATTTATGCCAACGTAAAGCACTGTTCCTTGCCTCGATTTACTGCTTACTTAGTGCATGGTGTTGAGAAGATATTGCAGAAGAGAGACTTAAGTTATGGATAAGCCGCGGTGGACAGTCACCAACTTCACATGATGCTGTTGATGGTAATTTCCTATTTCTCTATTCTTTTCGCTCCCTCTACagatgttttttttaatataaaggAACTATTTGATTTTTCCGTGTCCCAAATAAAAGTTTGGCTTCTGAATTCAAAATCAGCCTGCCATCATCTGTTCTCTGATGCAAGGTTGCACCTCATAATATTTGCATTATCGCAGTTGAAAAAGGTTTAACAGAGGAAATTAGGCATTGAACAACTGCTGTGGGATGCGTCCCGGCAGGAGATTGGCCAGCCTTCATTTGCTAATAGTAAACAGGCTGCAGATTCAGATGCCCCGACATGAGATGGTACATTAATTTGTCTGTTTTCTTCACATCCTTCTTTCTCTCTTTATTTACCAGGGTTTGTTTGAACCTGCCCGTGCAGGTAGTGCTGCACGGGCAATGAACGGCCCAGATTACTTCACATGAGTGATCCGGACCCACctccatgtaaaaaaaaaaacttgattCGAAAAAATCCGAACCGTTGGATCGACTCCTGCGGACACCAGGGTCGAGTGATACCAGATCTCTGATTGACAGTTCTGTGGTTACTGTCCTTTTATTATTTTGTCGTTGAACCAAATTAAAGGTTCTGTGAAGTTGAGTGATTGTAAAGCTGTTTTTGTAAAGTGAGTGATTGGTAAAGGAAAAAGAACATGAAATCCATGTATTCATTTTTAGACAAAGTAATTGAATTTATAGATTTGTCAGTTGTTCCAGTTTTGGCAGAGTTTGATTACGTCATCCTCGTTCATTTATTGCTCCATTCCCATGGAATAATCCGTGATATTGTCATTTGTTTTCTGTGCCTTTTCTGTATCAATACATGATGTACTTAGCAGTGACCAATTATGTTAAATAAAATATGGGTGCTAGCTCGATATATGTATTATATACACATCGACAGATAAACGCATAAAGATTTTATCCATATGAGAATTAAAAAGTATACAAAGAATATGGCAGCAACTGTTAGTACTTTGCAGTAACCAGTtatgttaaataaaatatatttcaaattgcACCAATCAAGTTGATTTTTTTTGGATATTCGTTGGGTATCTGTTAATTTTtgagtaaaaaatatttttgtacaGGAACTAAGAAATTGACAAATTGATACATGAACGATTGTAAAGGCTTTATTTGGTACATGATCCAATTAAAAGTCAATTTATACATTAACCTAATTTACTTTTTAAGACTAATTATTACTAGTAAATTCAATTAGATATCCTACTTTTATTTTCAAGATTATTTTATTGGACTCTGATGCATTATGTTACGTTTGTGATTATATTGAACATGTTTCTATGCACATGTTTTAGTTGAACCATGAAGAGAACATGAAAACTGTTTTCTGTGGATAAGATATGTCAAATGATGAAGGTTTGCTCTATATGCGGAAAAAATGCTGGTTTTAGCCGCAGTTCTTTAAAGATTCATTTGCAAAGAGCTCACAAAAAAACTATCATCAAGCAGTGTGGACAGTGCCATGACTATGGTAATATACAGAAGGCattggaggcaatcagaatacgTTGAGGCGAGAGTGTCAGCCCCACCCAAAGACCAACTCATTCCATGAATGATGAATAACTGGTTCAAGCTTTTGGTGCACCTGCGAGGTATTTTAATGGCTTTCCAGCCAAATTTCCTTGCTGTTGTTTCAGCCGCTATGATACTGGTGACTGTTTTCCAGGCATTCCAAATAATGTATCTGATAGACTGACATGAACCATTTCAAGAAGTCGTACATACACAGGTGCATAGTGAACATGGAGGTTTTAACGATCCAATCGTACATGTTTTGCCGTGAAATGTTGTAATTTATTCTTTGGTTGTGTAGTGAAAAAGTAACATTTGTTTTACTGTTGAAACCACGAGTTGTAAATGTTTTAATATATAGAATTTTGAAATATGGAGTTCCCTATCATTGGTCACCTCCAAGAAAACAAGTTCAAACACAAGTACAAACTACAAACAACAAACAAGGTCACCATGAGTAGCAATAAATAGCAAAACCTATACTACCACAGGTTCAGGCGACGGTTCTGGAGGCGCACCACTGCTACCGTTGAGAACTATCACATTGCCATCAGAATCAACATCCACGATGACCGAGTCGCCTTCTTTGATATCACGGGCAAGCATCTTCTCAGCCATACTGTCCTCCAACAGTCTCATGATGGCTCGTCTCAGAGGTCTCGCCCCATAACTTGGGTTGTATCCTTCATCCACGACCCTATCTCTGAATCGTTCGGTCACTTGAAGTTCTATATCCTTGGTTTTCAGTCTATCGAATACCTCCTTCAGCATAATATCGGCTATCTCCTTAACCTCAAGCTTGGTGAGCTGTCGGAAAACAATCATTTCATCCAACCTGTTTAAGAATTCTGGTCTGAAATACTGTTTCAGCTCTTCTGTAACCAAGCTCTTGATACGGTTGTAGCTGCTATCCTTCTCATCATAATCTAGATCAAAGCCTATGCGTCGGCCGCCCTTCTCGATTACACTACTTCCAACGTTTGATGTCATGATCAATAGTGTGTTCTTGAAGTCGACTGTCCTACCTTTGCTGTCTGTCAATCTTCCATCCTCCAGAATTTGAAGCATCATGTTGAAGACATCAGGGTGAGCCTTTTCGATCTCATCAAAAAGAACGACCGTGTAAGGGCGACGCCTGACTGCCTCAGTTAACTGCCCTCCTTCAGTATAACCAACATAACCAGGAGGTGACCCAATGAGCTTTGAAACAGTGTGTCGCTCCATGAACTCACTCATATCAAGCCGGATCATAGCTTCTTCGGATCCAAAGTAGTAGGCAGCCAGAGCTTTTGCCAGCTCTGATTTCCCGACACCAGTTGGACCAGAGAAGATGAAGCTAGCAATGGGGCGGTTGGGATTTTTGAGCCCAACACGGGCACGACGGATAGCACGACTTATGGCTTTGACAGCTTCATCCTGTCCTATGACACGCTTGTGGAGTGTCTCCTCCATCTTGAGAAGGCGATCAGATTCATCAGTAGACACTTTTTCCACGGGGATTCCCGTCCAAGAAGAAACAATATGCTGAATGTCAGCTTCTGTTACAATAGGCCCTGTGTCCCCTGCCTCACTTTCTGCCTTGGTCATCTCCTTATTTTTATCCACGAGAGCAGATATCTGTGCCTTAAGATCCATTTCTCGGTCACGTAGCTCGCCAGCCTATATTTATTTAAACGATAAATTAAGTTTGCCGAGAAATTCAAGATTAAACTAAGTAGTCTATCATAGCCGCCAGAAAATGTTAACCTTCTCAAAATCTTGACTTCGGACAGCCTCATTCTTTTCCTTTGTTATCTGCCTGAGCTCTTTCTCGAGATCTCTGGCTTCTTCAGGGAGCTGTAGATGAAATGGAAAACATGACgcaatacattatatattatatacagtAAAAAGAACTATGACAATGATACGCATGGACATTACCTGTGCGTGGCGAAGTCGGACCCGAGAACCAGCTTCATCAATCAAGTCAATGGCTTTATCAGGCAAAAACCGGTcactgaaattttcaaaaacaaaggtCTTCAGAGATGTTCAGTATTGAAGAATGATTTCAAAATTCTACATACCTGATATATTGATAAGAAAGCTGTGCAGCAGCAACTAAAGATTCATCAGTGTAACGAAGCTTGTGATGTATTTCATAGCGTTCTCGAAGTCCTCTCAGAATTTGTATGGTTTCATCCACGGTGGGTTCTGGGACTTTGACTGGTTGAAACCTTCTTTCTAGGGCTGGATCCTTCTCAATATGCTTTCTGTATTCATCTAGTGTAGTGGCCCCAATGCACTGCAATTTTATCCATGTGCAACATTACATACATGTAGGCTTTTTATGCTCGAAAAGCAAATCCATGCTTGAGTCATAGAACAAAAATCAAGGTGGAAGGCGAATCTAAATTAGTTTCCGAATATCATTCAAAGGTACACATTTACTTGTCAAACTATGGAGCAATATCCAGAAAGCTGTGCTGTATAAAAATTCAGATTGCAAATTAATGTTTGTATTAGATTTTGCTAACCTGCAATTCACCTCGAGCTAAAGCAGGTTTCAAGATGTTTGCTGCATCAATTGCCCCCTCGGCAGCTCCTGCTCCTATCAACGTATGCACCTCATCAATGAAGAGTATAATTTCATCGCTTTGTTTAATTTCGTCCATCAGTTTTTTCAACCTCTCTTCAAATTCACCCCGATACTTGGTCCCAGCAACAAGAAGACCCATATCAAGGGTTATAACCTAAGATGATCCATAAGAATTTACTATTTTGACAATGTAAAAAACAGTATTCCAGAAACATAATAATGACAAAAACAAACTGCCGGAACAACAATACCCAATTTTAACATATGCCCTTATTCAACATCCACACAAGTAGTATTTTAATTGGGGGGTAATCAAGTATTTGTATGGCTGCTGTTACATTTCACATTTTCCAGTAAATCTCTAATAACAAAATGAAGGAAAATTTACATAACTTAACCTTTGAAGATACTTTCACATCATCACCCCACCTCTTATATCAactaacaaaaataataatgaaaggTAGAAGCTAGGAGTTTTCCAATATTTCTTTTCTTCATAAGAACTGTAAGTACTAGCTTACCTTTTTCCCTTCTATTGTTTCTGGAACATCCCCATTGACTATTCTCTGAGCAAGGCCCTCAGCAATAGCTGTTTTCCCAACACCTGGTTCTCCAACCAGACAAGGATTATTCTTTGTGCGTCGCCCTAAAATTTGTGTAACACGTTCAATTTGAGCCTGTCTTCCAACAACCGGGTCTAGTTTACCCTAAAAAGCAAGAAAACGATAACTTATTAGGCCTCCAAATTTTCTACTTCAAAGATATCAAGAAGAGTAGAAATTACCTCTTCTGCTAGCTTGGTGAGATTTGTACCATACTCCTCCAGAGTAGGCATCTTGTTCCCGGAGCTTCCACCTCCAACACCAGCTCCAACAGCCTCTGCACTCTCACCTACCATTCTAATAACCTACTTGCAAAAAATGAATGTCCCTCAGTTGCATACACATTACTAAGTGGGTAGTGGAAATAAGGTGATGATACTTGCCTGCGTTCGAATGTTACTTGGGTCAGCCCCCAAATTTTCGAGGACTCGTGCTGCCACTCCTTCACCTTCACGAAGCAATCCCAGGAGCAAGTGCTCTGATCCAATGTAATTGTGACCTGAATCAAGAAGTTGGTCAAGATTAATGTCCAGACTGCATTTTCTTATCCAAATCAGAGCTTTGAAATCACACCAAACTTTACAAGCCACTACTATGATTACTACAACGATGCTGGGAGATGTAGGGGGGAAATATACAGTAAACTGGAAACTGAATCACTCGGCAAATTACCCAGTCATTAAGAAACAAGAAGCCTGCTACACAAATAAGGCCCTGAGGACCAGTTACAACTTAAAGCACACACGATAATTGATGGAAAAACAAGTTACCAAGCTGGCGGGCTTCCTCTAATGAGAGTTCCAACACCCGCTTTGCGCGAGGAGTAAAAGGTATTTCCACAGCAACAAATCCACTTCCCCGTCCAATTATTTTTTCAACTTCCACACGAGCATCTTTCAAATTTATGCCCATGGACTTGAGAACCTTGGCAGCAATTCCAGTGCCCTCCCCGATAAGTCCCAATAATATCTGTTCCGTTCCAACAAAATTATGTCCAAGCCGTCTTGCCTCCTCTTGTGCAAGCATTATGACTTTTATTGCTTTTTCTGTGAACCGCTCAAACATAGCCCGCGGTGCCATTCGCAATTTTCTCCCTCGCTTGCCGAAGGTTGCAGCTGCTACCATGGACTGAAGTGTTTGTCCAGTTTGTCGAACCTTCATGTCTAAGGCATTTAGACCACGCAATCCTGAGAAATTCCTTATCTGTAAGGGAGTTGTTTGGAATCCGCACAGCATTGTAACTGGTCCATTTGTTTTACTAGAGCCCCTGAACTTTCCATTTTTTGTCAAACCAGCTGAAGGTAAATTGGTAGACTGAACCAAAGCATGTGCCATGACTGCCTCTAAGTGGTCTGCATATATGTCAATCGGCAATTAGGAAGCTGCGGACAAACCGATCAGGCTACTGTTATGAGCATGAGTTTTTTAATTGGAAACACAAAAAATAAGAGATTTTTTATGTCCTGGGTAACAACATGATAATCTTCAAAGTGGTATCGTGAATAGCAACAAAAGAAATTACAAACTTTCACAGGTCAACAATTATATTCAACAAACACCGAACTAACAAAAAGCTCCATTCTTCAAACATAAAATCAATTGAACTGAAACCGACATAGAGACATCGAACCAATAACATCAATCCATCACCTAGATGAAAAATAATTTCGCAAAACCAACCAATTGAACAATCAATACAACCGTGACACCACAAACTTCTCGACAGTCACAATTATTTTCAATAAAACCCAAATTAACACGGAGCTCCAATATTGAAAAACAGCCCTAAATTAAACTGAAATCCACTTTAAAAGAAACAGAAACTAGAACATCAATACATCGCCTACATGAATAGTATCGAAGAATCGCTTACAAAATCAAGGAAGGAGGAGAGAACAGAAGCACGGAGAGAGGTTCGAAAAGAGGGTCAGCTGGATTTCTTCTGAGGCGAGGGTAAAATATAGATATTGAGTGGAAGATAATTGGCTGCTCAGCCGCCCTTCATGGATTTATCATCACGCTTTCCCCTTGGTGTTTCCCCTATGCGTAGCCCAGTACACCACAAACACAGTAATTTGGTCACGTAAACTTGTTAAAACCgttggattgtgaaagttgatGGACGGTCATAATTTATCGATTACATTTGGGAtggatattaattatattatccTCTGGACGTGAGATTCATTTCGGAATCATGgtgtaattttgaattttaaacacTTCTCGTTATCTCAAATATCtacattattttaatatattatgataatatttttctctatttttatttcatctcctttgatttttcaaaatctgtaatttttattttaaaacttaaaaaaattactcaattcttttttttttttttttacagaacACACTCATCGCATGTGTCacgatccaatattatataataatagagtggggttcaataaaaaaaatcaattgacTCCACGTGTATTGTTAAATATTTATTACTGGATGGATCATTggatttaaattaatatagggatatatatacatatcatttttaaaaaattcaggaTTATGTATTGGTACCATTTTTTTAGTAATCTTTCATGAATAAATTGGAGTCACTTTGGAGTTCATTTCA is part of the Primulina eburnea isolate SZY01 chromosome 1, ASM2296580v1, whole genome shotgun sequence genome and encodes:
- the LOC140837892 gene encoding ATP-dependent Clp protease ATP-binding subunit ClpA homolog CD4B, chloroplastic, with protein sequence MAHALVQSTNLPSAGLTKNGKFRGSSKTNGPVTMLCGFQTTPLQIRNFSGLRGLNALDMKVRQTGQTLQSMVAAATFGKRGRKLRMAPRAMFERFTEKAIKVIMLAQEEARRLGHNFVGTEQILLGLIGEGTGIAAKVLKSMGINLKDARVEVEKIIGRGSGFVAVEIPFTPRAKRVLELSLEEARQLGHNYIGSEHLLLGLLREGEGVAARVLENLGADPSNIRTQVIRMVGESAEAVGAGVGGGSSGNKMPTLEEYGTNLTKLAEEGKLDPVVGRQAQIERVTQILGRRTKNNPCLVGEPGVGKTAIAEGLAQRIVNGDVPETIEGKKVITLDMGLLVAGTKYRGEFEERLKKLMDEIKQSDEIILFIDEVHTLIGAGAAEGAIDAANILKPALARGELQCIGATTLDEYRKHIEKDPALERRFQPVKVPEPTVDETIQILRGLRERYEIHHKLRYTDESLVAAAQLSYQYISDRFLPDKAIDLIDEAGSRVRLRHAQLPEEARDLEKELRQITKEKNEAVRSQDFEKAGELRDREMDLKAQISALVDKNKEMTKAESEAGDTGPIVTEADIQHIVSSWTGIPVEKVSTDESDRLLKMEETLHKRVIGQDEAVKAISRAIRRARVGLKNPNRPIASFIFSGPTGVGKSELAKALAAYYFGSEEAMIRLDMSEFMERHTVSKLIGSPPGYVGYTEGGQLTEAVRRRPYTVVLFDEIEKAHPDVFNMMLQILEDGRLTDSKGRTVDFKNTLLIMTSNVGSSVIEKGGRRIGFDLDYDEKDSSYNRIKSLVTEELKQYFRPEFLNRLDEMIVFRQLTKLEVKEIADIMLKEVFDRLKTKDIELQVTERFRDRVVDEGYNPSYGARPLRRAIMRLLEDSMAEKMLARDIKEGDSVIVDVDSDGNVIVLNGSSGAPPEPSPEPVVV